In Daphnia pulicaria isolate SC F1-1A chromosome 9, SC_F0-13Bv2, whole genome shotgun sequence, the genomic stretch TCAACCTGAGCAAGGAATGGCTGTCGCAAACCGAAGGACGACATCTAAAGCAccgtgaaatatttttcagtaAAAATAATTGGCTTTACAGTTACACCGATGAACGCGTGGAAACCGACAAATGTATAGAACAGAATAATCAGCAACTATTGGACCTAATTATTGTCATGGGTCAGTATAGATTAAAATACGAGTCATGGCAAAATTCGGACACAATTTTTCCGTTCAGTGTGCAGAAGACGTAGGCAAACTAGAAATGAGCTTGAACAGTCTGATCCAATGCAGCACTGTTAACGTTATCGTGACTAATCTTAGTGCTTTAATGAAAAGACTACAAAACGTCAAGTTTGAAATGTTACAGAAGACCAGCGCACGCCCGGGAGCAGAAGAGATGGACGGTCTTATCCTGACAATTAAAAACTTACGATCTGGATCGACTCCCAAAACCAAGAAGGAAGACAAATCGACAACAGATGGGTTTAGCCGAATCACTTTAATGGAAGGCTGGAGCAAAGTCTACCATCAACAATTTGATATGCTACAAAGCATGATTAATGTCACTGCAGACATTATGAAGGTCAACCATAAACAAATGGAACTAAGGCGTCAAAAGACCCAGCAAGTTCTGGAGAAACTCAAGTCACTAGACATCACCAAAATTAGTTACAAGGAAGCGATACAAGCCCTGCAAGAAGGAATGGAAGAGTTGGGTAATTTGAAAACCGTTTGGacaaaattgattgatttctaCTCCAAAATGTCCATTTTTATAACCAAAGCTACGGAGCAAAGCATAGCTCTTATTGAGATTGTAAGAGTTATTGCAAAAGACACAAACACTTTGGAAGATGACGAAATATTCGGAAATCTCTTGGACAAGGTCCAAAAGGCAAACGAAGCTTCATTCCTTGTCTACGGAGTGTCCGACATGTACGTCAACGTATCAGATAAGTATATCATGGATAGAATTGCTAGTTTAGATAGCATGATGAACATCGACGCTAGTAAAGTTGGTGTGGAAGAAATTATGAAAGAACAACAGAAGCTGATAGTAAGTGGTGAGGAGGCCTCCCAGGGAATTATCCAATACATAAAAGCGGACGAAACTTCACTCCGAGAGAAGCTTGTTGGTCGACACAACGAAATCATGAACGAGTACCAATGGATGATTGACTGCATCAGTCCCGAGGATAGggagtttaaaaaagaagagtaatATTTGTTTGTCTGTATAACCAAAAGTgtagaaatataaaattttttagagaACCATACACATACAATATTATCACTATAACCAAAACGCTTTCAAACGAGGAGGtaccggtgtggcggcaggtccctcttggtcaTTAAAATTTCTCAGAGTTGCATTTTGCTTTTGAAGTGTTtgaagttaaaatatttttgaatttgattgtttacccacagacaaagttgtaaGGTACAAAACCGGGCCTGATCTGCAGGGCGCGCGCGAACGAAATTTAAAACGAACGaggatttaaagaaagggaaagaagagaTACTCAAACAACATCGGTAGTTTTTCCAAGTTaaaacgggatgctgtttatctaaataaaaaaagaaaaaatgggttaaagaaaaacattaacaGATACCTACaacaagtaaggaaaagttgaaaatgtggGTAAACCCTAGTTTTcaataaacaggagaatttGGTTTCCATGTAATACACAGGGtttatgcaagtcatgcatcattaaaaTACCAAGCATATTACAGGAATGTAATGAAAAACATTATACCCAAGCAGTGAACTGAAATTTTTGGCGATGTTACAAcaccagcacaagcaaaacttgtTACAGTGATGATGATttccagcacaagcaaaactggCATATCTtattatgatggctggctcaggcctcaaatctgcaacaAAGGAGATACATAGTTTAGATGTTGGGATTTGTTTAAACCATGTTTAAGATAGGTTACATAGCGCAACCAGACATGCATTGACAGGGGGATTACACAATAAATGCTATAGTCAGGAattaagattttaaaaattttgaacaggtttaatctttctatttctttgtGTTATTCACCTGCCAAACTGCATTAAGTGGAGACGAGCATGGAGAGCCGCTACTCATGACCATGCTCACGACCATCACATATTTgtaattatttctatttatttttgttgtcctATTTTTCTTATAGTTACGTACGTTTCCAAAAAAAGTGATCGTATCGTTTTCTTTATAACTTTATGTTTCGACTCttatgtcttttctttttcgaaattgaaaacaaaaagcagTGTTTGAAGAACAACAAGCAGACGAAACATAATCTTCTTGCTTTTTTGCTTAAGAatcgatagaaataaaatgcgattaaatattaaaatacaaaatttcattaaattttgcTTGCGAAGCTTGCTAATTTTACAGGCGAAACATTAACTGGAAAAAACCCAACCGGACCCAGCTATATAGATTAAGTTTCACGGCTTGTAAAGGCAGTCAAAATAAGATCAGTTTCAGTCTCAGTCTCAGGACTAAGGaaataatcattttcatttttttttaagggtttAGGTTTCAAATTGAAAGTTGTTGGCATTTTATTCGGTTTTatcatttgttattattgaCATTAAAGCCCCCGACAAAAAACTACGTGATTCGctaaaagaaaatcataagATCATGACCTCGATCAGTGGACTTCAGAAATCAGAAACCTGCAACATGTTTAGAACTTCGTTTACATATAGTAAGTGACGTGACAAGATCTTTAAATTTTCCCAGCTCGGAGCTAAAAAGGGCGGGCAATGGCGTTCTAGTCCTTTAAAAGACGCACCAACCATCGATATTTGATAGTGAGCTATATCGCTCATCTGAGTCCACTATGGCTTCTCTTAACCAACGAGGATTTCAGCATGTCGTCATTCTACTCTTTATTATAGCATTTGTCATCAGCTCATCTTTGGgtatatctttttaaaattcatcgaCTTAAGGCAGAAAAAGCAAattaaactaaataataatttttaaatgtaatttcGATACCCAAGCAAAAcgaatattaataataataatgaactcTTCTGAATACTTCCAATGACGTATTCGgacgaatttcaaaaattcactgtgattctaattgtttttttttttttttttttattataaatatGTCAGGGACTTCGTTgtcttcaaaaaataaagaacgaaACGAGTTGAAAATACCTGAAACAAACCAAACAGCATCCCCACCATCTTATCCTGTGGCAAATGGTAAGCACAGCATTCAATACATTTATTATAGGTAGTAAAACTAAAATGTGATGGAATTATTAGCAAATTCCACAGCTGATATAGTTACAGAAACTTCATCAATCACTGCTCTTCCGATTTTGGCAAATACTAGCGATGATAGCACAAACTCTACAGTAAACAATACGACTTTATCGACTTCGAGCCCAATATCTAATACAGGTAACTTACTACATTTAATTAtcctaaataaaatatattatataaaaaaaaaaaatatatataaaaataaaaaatatttcgcatTGAAAAgattagaaagaaaataatcaataataTTAAGGCCATCATAGCCTATAGTGTTCCATTTATAATATGTAAATTGAAGTTAAAGTTACCTTGTGGACTTATTTCCTATAGGAACAGCTGGTTCGGAAGCCCCTCTCGAAGCACGAGAACACGTAGCCTGGCACACGGAAGACTTGCTTGTCCCTACACCGAAAAGTGTACATCTGCTTGCGCAACTGATGGCTTTATCGATGTCGCAAATTGATACGGCTTTTCGTGGCAGTTCCCAAAGAAGTCAATCAGTTTCTATCCAGTACAACAAAAGTTTTCGCACTACGATGCAGCAGATCAGTCAAAAGCTGAACAATGCTCTCTCGCAAGCCAGCACGAATTCAGAGACGATCGTCACTTCTCTTCTGAATGCACCTGAAAAACTTGAAGAGGCTTTCaattacttaaaaaaattcaaaaattccagTCGAAACgccaattttttggttttacctTTGAAGAGCTTAAAAGATACCAGCGATCAGACTATTAATCTCTCTAATCAGGTGGTCAGCCAACTTTCAGGATTAGTGCGACTAGCGGACGAGATAATCGAAACTGTCGATTCATCCAAGACAGAAAAAGTACAGCAGAGGGAGGCCGTATTGGCTAAATTACAGTCGGCACAAACAGATAAAAGTATAATCGAGAATGAAACCTTTGTtatcgaaaaagaaattgaacaatTGAAACGAGAAGTACGTTTGCACAAAATGGACGTAGAAATTGCCATTGAagacttgaaaaatttaagatCAAAAGCAAACGACGAATTTCGGTGCTATTGGACATTCAACCAGGAGGAAGGACTAGACTTATATATTTGCCCTTATCGGCCGCAATCTTCCAAAATTCGCGAAGCAGATAAAGCCAAAGAAGAACCTCAAAAGTTGTTCGAATCAGCAATGAAACGACtcgctgaaaaagagaaattagcGCGAGATcgaagagagaaagacaatAAACTCTTAATCACaatgaaaaaactatttgctGATAAGGGCCAAATTGCTGACGACATCCAGTTGCTGGAAAAAAGTAGAACATTATTTACGGGATTGGTGGGAAATTTCACGATGCTGGAAAGGAGTTGGACCACCTTCGCTGGTATCTGTAAAGACATTCAAGAAGGTTCCGCCAAGAGCCACGCTACAGTCGTTGAAACTATCGAAAACCCCAGCAGCTGGAACAACACTCTTGCAGATGAACTTGGAGAGCAATTGAAAGACACCCAGGAAAATCTATCTCTGCTCAAGACAATCGTCCAGTCGTACCTGGAGGGTTACGCGCGACACATCGTGGAGATGGTCGCAGAAGCGGAACAAATGATGACCAAGAGAGGCCATCCACAGGAACTTGAACGCCGTCTTCTAAGAAAATGTGAACTGGCTTCTCGAGGATTACAAAGTTTCATTCAAAGTAATTCACAGCTACACGAAGCTGACTCTCAAATCACGCAAAAAATCAAGATTATAATCAGATAGAGTAGCTACCTTGTCGGCAAATGCACAAAATATATTAGTCTGCTTTGCTGTAACATGATTTAAAAACACAATACAATTTCTGTAGATACGAAGAAgtacagtatgtgtaaatatGGGTCTGTGTAAAAATGAGTTAACTCACCACCAAGTACAGCGTAATTCTCAAACAGTTTAACGTTCcttaaaaaatacataagCCTAATATTATTTTACTGTTGGCTAGTTTGAATTCTCCGTTATTTAGTCTATATACTTGCCAAATGCAACCGAAGGCGAAGTGTAACGAGTGTGACGATTGGACGGCAGTATGGGTTTTTCCATGTTTATCAGTGACGCGTCCCAGTGTCACATCTGATGGGTATTTTGACCAACTTTGGATGAAGAGATGAATGGTTCAAAGGTTATCACAGCAGGGACGAACTTTGTAGCCTTGACTTATTTGGAATAACACAAGAATCAGCAATTTAATCTGGTCGTTCTTTCTTTATACAATTCTCGTAGAGGCTATAAACTTATAAAATTTCATGGCAAACGAGCGTGACATCAGTTAACATGGCTGCAGCATGTCGGCGCAACGTTTTTGTCCTTGTTTTGGCCTCAATAGTTATTAGCTCCTCAATCGCATCGCCATCACTATGTAAGAAAATGTTTAGCATGTTAATCAAGAGTATCAcggttaaaattattttacttgttATTGATTTTATCCGCAAGCCTATAAACTTGGtttcaaaaacttaaaaacattTGTGTTTACCTAGTGGATTTGAAACGGGAGCGAGATCTAGCCAAGGCGCTATTGTTAGCGAATTCCACCACTACTCCGTCACCTCCAGCTAATGAACGTGAGTGACGAAACCTAaattcctaaaaaaaagaataataaactaaaattcttgatttcttttttattattttgtttgcagTAACATGTgaagagaaatttaaaaatgcagAAAAATTCTCCTTTGATGAAACTTCCCTAAATACTGATATGAGAAGATTGATGGAGAGTTACCACAATTGGGGGGAACTTCTGGCTCCGGCACCGGTGGCCATCAGTACATTGGGACACCTGATCATCATGTCCACCCAGAGACTGGATTTCCCCATCAATATCAACGTACCCACTGGCGGTTTCAAGCACATCAAGTACCCGACGAGTTTCAGAACGACTTTACTTCAAATTAGTCACCAAGGCTATTTGGCCTTCCTCAAAGCTCACACCAATATGGACAAGATCCGAATGTACAGCTCAAATACTCCGACTCACATCAAGGATGCCACCAGATACCTGATGACTCGAGATGAATTCTACATGCTCAACTTATTACCACTGTCGTTGCGGCAAATACAGGAAACGGCGGACCAGAGCAAACAGTTATCGCTAGAAGTGGCGATTGGATTCGGCAGAGTAATCGAACTTATTCGAGAAACCGTTAATGCAATCTCTGAAACTAAAAACTACAAAACGGACGAATTACAACAAGTCCAGACTGAAACGAACCTGTCGCAATTTTCCCGAAACATTTTACAGAGTGAAATCAAAATGCTGGAAGACAAAGATAAGATGCTGAGCAATATGCTGAACAGTTTCGGAGATCgccagaaaaatattttcatccggACCATTTACGGCAGTGAAAATTTCGTTATCAATCTGAACAAGGATCGGCTCTCGCAAAGCGAAGGGCGTCACCAGAGCCACAAAAACGTATTTTACGGTAAAAATAATTGGCATTACACCTTCTATGATCGGCAAGTAAAGAACGACAGGTGCGCAGATCAAAACACCCAACACCTTTCTGATATTCTGGTTGCCGCCGGTCAATACAGATTAAAGTACGAGTCGTGGCAGAACTCGAGAGCAACTCGACCCTTTAATGGTTTGGAAGATGTAAGTAAATTGCAACAGATTTTTATTACCATGGTTCGATGTGATTCTGTCGTGGAGCTGATGGACAAAGGAGGAAGATTGGTCAATATGTTGCAAAGCGCCAAGTTTGAATTATTGCAGAAGAATAGCACGCGCCCGGGAGCTGAAGAGATGGACGATTTGATCCGCATAATCCATCACGTTCGGGTCTCTGCTAAAGTACAAGAGAAAAGTGTGGTCAATTCAACAAATTTCCGCGGCGAAAGTTTGGTGGATATGTGGGAGTTTTCTTTCAAGCATCAACTTCAAATGTTGCAGAGCATGATCAATACCACCACcgacattttgaatgtcaatcaCAGGCAAATGAAATTACAGCGGAAGAAAAACGAGGAGATCATCGGAAGAATCAAACAGCTGGACCTAGCCAAAATCAGCCACAAAGAGGCGATTGAAGCGCTGAATGACGGACTGGAAGTGTTGGGACTATTGCAGCGAGACTGGCTGAAGTTAATCGAATTTTATGAGAAAATGTCGCGCTTTATAAGCAAAGCCACCGAAGAAATCGAAGCTCTCGTTGAGGTGGTCAGAGTAATGAGTAAAGATGTGTCAAATTTGGATGACGACGAAATGTTTGGAAATTTACTGGAAGCTGTTGAAAAATCTAATCAAGCCGCGTTCCTCATCCACGGAGTATCTGAAATGTATGTCAATGTATCGCAAAACTTTATAATGGATCGTGTTGCCAATCTGGATAACATGATGAACATCAACGTCAATAATGTCGGGCTATCTAAGGTTCTTGAAGAGCAGAGATTACTGAAGGAAAGCGCCCAGACTGCTTACGATGGCATCATCCAGTACATCAAAGATGGagaagatattttaaaaaataagctgCTGGAGCGCCGCAATCAAATCATGGACGAGTATCATTGGATGATGGACTGCGCGGAATCGGTGGATCGTGAATTTAGCATTACCAACAGAGGTGATCCTGTAAACCAATAAAACTGATGCCTtgttagttgttgttttttcatgTACCACATCAAActagaaaatataataaaccCATCTACAGTTTTCCAACGCCTGTTAGATTTTTCTCTCatggcatttctttttttttgggacacgTTCCCTGTATCTGTTGTACCCTCCAGTAACATAATGGCGTCGTAGTTTCAGTTAATCGCGGTGATATTGTAGTCCGGTGCGATGCAAACGACCCAAAAAATATTGGCAAATCGGCGACAGTAAACGGGCGAACAAGTTCCAATCCCTTCGGCGGCTTCTGTTGATCAATCAAATTGTTCAAGCTGAATATCAGAATTAAAATATCAACTTTCAAAGATGTTCCTGCTCCCACTTCAATTTTATTGGCAAAATCATCAGAATCACGATGACTTGAATGTGGGTCTTGTGGGATGAGTTTGAATATTCAACCGATGAAATTTAGCcatcttttatttccttttttctttaatgtagTTGTGGAAGCATTGATTCTCCATCTGGTTTATGATTTAAACAAAACTTAATAAGTATTAAGGACATTTTTAATGTGATGGCTGGTTTATCTTCTTCCTGGTTTACCTCAAATACTGACATGAACACCTTGATGATTTGGAATATTATTGAGCCGTTGTTCCTGATTTCAACTTAGGTTATTACCAACGTGATTGTTGGTACCTGCGTCAAAGTAGTTTTTGACTTTGAAAAAGGCCTAGTCTCAAAGTGCTGCTGGTCATCGTGTTGGTTGTAGAACACAGTCTATGGAAGGGATTAAGAAAAGATTTCAAGTTGTGTagcaaaatttatattttgcaaACTGGACTATTAATGATTGTGCTGTGCACAACTTCTCTTACATTAAATACTTACACTGTGGCCTAACTGTTAGTGCTGTTGCCTGTTGATCTGCTTTCAGTTGGAAGATAGGTAAATCAAAGATGATGTTCAGACCTACAAGAAGGATAGCTTTAGCTTCACAATAAGGGAATgaaaaagatataaaaaaattttaaaaatgttatgacTGTAAATACAGCAAAATAGTGTGACctttcaaaattgaataaaactgAAATATGCAGCATCCCATTTGAGAGTTGGACAGGTTCAATTAATAGCTTCGGACAGTTTCCTTAAAAAgaaccaacacaaaaaatatatattttctcaaaatttgttatttttttatgcacaTAGTTCTGTCATGGTATAGGATTTGGTTCCGTCGTTCTGTGCCCAAAacttagaaaacaaaatgacatAATATGGTTCATCTCTACTTTACACAGGTACAGCCACAggttaaataacaaatattcCATACAAAGTAATCTTAAGTTTCTGTTCTTCGACCGTACCAGACAGAAGACGATACAGCATACAGTCAACTCAAACTCCACCAAGCAACAGCGTTACAGCGAAAAACGATTCCCGCGCAGACGAACGATGCATGATTCGATAAAGAAGTACAAAATTCCTCTACTAGAGTACAAGGTGTCATAAAGAATGTCAATGAGATGGATGTAGAGTTGTGGACTCCTGGGGGTTCAAGCCTTCAAGGGGGTTCATCTGGGTTCAACTTGAATAAGACCAAAAACGTTATTGTTATCAACAATTGTAGAAATTATCGCAGCAAGTGGAACAAATGATGACGAAGAGAAAGAACCCAGGAGAACAACAGCACTGCCGTCGTCCAGGAAAATGTGAGAAGATATCGTATGAAATTAAAACGTTAACAGAAAGGAATAAGAACCTGCATcccgaaaataattcaaaaaggtAATTGTCGTTCTGAGAATTGTTTGAAAGTCGGGTCTTATGGAGGgaagatgaataaataaaaaaatatgatggaTGAGAGCTTTAATAAGTGAACTTTGATGCATAAAAGTAGAAATAAAGTCAGAGACGGAATCATAGCAGTCAAAGTAAAACTCGGTGCAAGATTAGCGTTTAGACTGTTATAACTACACTTCAATAATCTACCAGTCCTTCGCCTTGCAAGAACATAAAATAAGATATTAACATCAGGCTGTAATAAGCTATccttaaaaaattacttttgctTATAATTGACATATACCTACAACATTTTCAGGAtaggtatttattattatttttcagcaGTGTCTTTTAAAAGTACATCTAGTATTCAAAGTAAAGATTTACTAATTAAATGGGGGCAACAACGCGGAAATATTGCGCggtgaaattaaaattcttcttcgtcaATAGGATCTTGACTTAAAAAGATATCTTTTTCTACAGTACTTTTAACTTCTTTCTCCACTTCAGCTTGTAATTCTTCTTCCGGTAATTGCCCAATCAGAAcaagattgtttttttcttcagctATCTTcgttcgttcttcttcttttgctctCTCCCTCAAATCGTCCAGAAA encodes the following:
- the LOC124312989 gene encoding uncharacterized protein LOC124312989 → MASLNQRGFQHVVILLFIIAFVISSSLGTSLSSKNKERNELKIPETNQTASPPSYPVANANSTADIVTETSSITALPILANTSDDSTNSTVNNTTLSTSSPISNTGTAGSEAPLEAREHVAWHTEDLLVPTPKSVHLLAQLMALSMSQIDTAFRGSSQRSQSVSIQYNKSFRTTMQQISQKLNNALSQASTNSETIVTSLLNAPEKLEEAFNYLKKFKNSSRNANFLVLPLKSLKDTSDQTINLSNQVVSQLSGLVRLADEIIETVDSSKTEKVQQREAVLAKLQSAQTDKSIIENETFVIEKEIEQLKREVRLHKMDVEIAIEDLKNLRSKANDEFRCYWTFNQEEGLDLYICPYRPQSSKIREADKAKEEPQKLFESAMKRLAEKEKLARDRREKDNKLLITMKKLFADKGQIADDIQLLEKSRTLFTGLVGNFTMLERSWTTFAGICKDIQEGSAKSHATVVETIENPSSWNNTLADELGEQLKDTQENLSLLKTIVQSYLEGYARHIVEMVAEAEQMMTKRGHPQELERRLLRKCELASRGLQSFIQSNSQLHEADSQITQKIKIIIR